Proteins encoded in a region of the Burkholderia ubonensis subsp. mesacidophila genome:
- the hisG gene encoding ATP phosphoribosyltransferase encodes MSAPLTLALSKGRIFEETLPLLAAAGVQVTEDPETSRKLILPTTNPDLRVIIVRASDVPTYVEYGAADFGVAGKDVLIEHGGSGLYQPIDLNIARCRLSVAVPAGFDYAKAVRQGARLRVATKYVEAAREHFAAKGVHVDLIKLYGSMELAPLVGLADAIVDLVSSGGTLRANNLVEVEEIMQISSRLVVNQAALKLKRAALKPILDAFERASQNGV; translated from the coding sequence ATGAGCGCGCCGCTGACCCTGGCCCTGTCGAAGGGCCGGATTTTCGAGGAAACCCTGCCGCTGCTCGCCGCCGCCGGGGTGCAGGTGACCGAGGATCCGGAAACGTCGCGCAAGCTGATCCTGCCGACGACCAACCCGGACCTGCGCGTGATCATCGTGCGCGCGAGCGACGTGCCGACCTACGTCGAATACGGCGCGGCCGACTTCGGCGTGGCCGGCAAGGACGTGCTGATCGAGCACGGCGGCTCGGGCCTGTACCAGCCGATCGACCTGAACATCGCGCGCTGCCGGCTGTCGGTCGCGGTTCCCGCCGGCTTCGACTACGCGAAGGCGGTGCGCCAGGGCGCGCGCCTGCGCGTCGCGACGAAGTACGTCGAAGCGGCGCGCGAGCACTTCGCCGCGAAGGGCGTGCACGTCGACCTGATCAAGCTGTACGGGTCGATGGAGCTCGCGCCGCTCGTCGGCCTCGCCGACGCGATCGTCGACCTCGTCAGCTCGGGCGGCACGCTCCGGGCGAACAATCTGGTCGAGGTCGAGGAGATCATGCAGATCTCGTCGCGCCTCGTCGTGAACCAGGCTGCGCTGAAGCTCAAGCGCGCGGCGCTCAAGCCGATCCTCGACGCGTTCGAACGCGCGTCGCAGAATGGCGTGTGA
- the hisD gene encoding histidinol dehydrogenase — MSITIRKLDSTSEGFDAALRALLAFEASEDDAIERSVAQILADVKARGDAAVLDYTNRFDRLGADSVAALELPQDALQEALDGLAPKARAALEAAAARVRGYHEKQKIECGSHSWQYTESDGTVLGQKVTPLDRVGLYVPGGKAAYPSSVLMNAIPARVAGVGEIVMVVPTPDGVKNDLVLAAALLGGVDRVFTIGGAQAVAALAYGTETVPAVDKICGPGNAYVASAKRRVFGTVGIDMIAGPSEILVLCDGTTDPNWVAMDLFSQAEHDELAQSILLCPDAAFLERVEKAIDELLPTMPREAVIRASLEGRGALIKVRDMAEACRIANDIAPEHLEISALEPQQWGKLIRHAGAIFLGRYTSESLGDYCAGPNHVLPTSRTARFSSPLGVYDFIKRSSVIEVSAEGAHTLGEIASELAYGEGLQAHAKSAEYRMKGGGQG, encoded by the coding sequence ATGTCCATCACCATCCGCAAGCTCGACTCGACGAGCGAAGGCTTCGATGCCGCACTGCGCGCGCTGCTCGCGTTCGAGGCGAGCGAAGACGACGCGATCGAGCGCTCGGTCGCGCAGATCCTCGCCGACGTGAAGGCGCGCGGCGACGCCGCGGTGCTCGACTACACGAACCGCTTCGACCGGCTGGGCGCGGACAGCGTCGCCGCGCTGGAGCTGCCGCAGGACGCGCTGCAGGAAGCGCTCGACGGCCTCGCGCCGAAGGCGCGCGCGGCGCTGGAAGCGGCCGCGGCGCGCGTGCGCGGGTATCACGAGAAGCAGAAGATCGAGTGCGGCAGCCATAGCTGGCAGTACACGGAAAGCGACGGCACGGTGCTCGGCCAGAAGGTCACGCCGCTCGACCGCGTCGGCCTGTACGTGCCGGGCGGCAAGGCGGCCTACCCGTCGTCGGTGCTGATGAACGCGATTCCGGCGCGCGTCGCGGGCGTCGGCGAGATCGTGATGGTCGTGCCGACCCCGGACGGCGTGAAGAACGACCTCGTGCTCGCCGCGGCGCTGCTCGGCGGCGTCGACCGCGTGTTCACGATCGGCGGCGCGCAGGCGGTGGCCGCGCTCGCGTACGGCACCGAGACCGTGCCGGCCGTCGACAAGATCTGCGGGCCCGGCAACGCGTACGTCGCGTCGGCGAAGCGCCGCGTGTTCGGCACGGTCGGCATCGACATGATCGCCGGGCCGTCGGAAATCCTCGTGCTGTGCGACGGCACCACGGACCCGAACTGGGTCGCGATGGACCTGTTCTCGCAGGCCGAGCACGACGAGCTCGCGCAGTCGATCCTGCTGTGCCCGGACGCTGCGTTCCTCGAGCGCGTCGAGAAGGCGATCGACGAGCTGCTGCCGACGATGCCGCGCGAGGCCGTGATCCGCGCGTCGCTCGAAGGCCGCGGCGCGCTGATCAAGGTGCGCGACATGGCCGAAGCGTGCAGGATCGCGAACGACATCGCACCCGAGCACCTCGAGATTTCCGCGCTGGAGCCGCAGCAGTGGGGCAAGCTGATCCGCCACGCCGGCGCGATCTTCCTCGGCCGCTACACGAGCGAGAGCCTCGGCGACTACTGCGCGGGCCCGAACCACGTGCTGCCGACGTCGCGCACCGCGCGCTTCTCGTCGCCGCTCGGCGTGTACGACTTCATCAAGCGCTCGAGCGTGATCGAAGTCAGCGCCGAAGGCGCGCATACGCTCGGCGAGATCGCGTCCGAGCTCGCGTACGGCGAGGGGCTGCAGGCGCACGCGAAGAGCGCCGAATACCGGATGAAAGGCGGCGGCCAGGGCTGA
- the hisC gene encoding histidinol-phosphate transaminase: MTTPQDIIRRDVLAMTSYPVPDASGFVKLDAMENPYPLPEPLAAALGARLAQVALNRYPAPRPAALIDKLRRTMGVPAACDVLLGNGSDEIISMMSVACAKPGAKVLAPVPGFVMYEISAKFAQLEFVGVPLTADLTLDVDAMLAAIAEHRPALVYLAYPNNPTGTLYDAAGIERIIAAARHSLVVIDEAYQPFAERSWLPRAAEFDNVVVMRTVSKLGLAGIRLGYLAGLPAWLAEFDKVRPPYNINVLTQATADFLLDHLDVLDAQAAELRAERARLAQAVAALPGATVFPSAGNFLLVRVPDAAAVFDALLTERVLVKNVSKMHPLLAECVRLTVGSPDENARLLAALKLALPGRA; this comes from the coding sequence ATGACGACGCCACAAGACATCATTCGCCGCGACGTGCTCGCGATGACGAGCTACCCGGTGCCGGACGCGAGCGGATTCGTGAAGCTCGACGCGATGGAGAACCCGTACCCGCTGCCCGAACCGCTTGCGGCGGCGCTCGGCGCGCGCCTCGCGCAGGTTGCGCTGAACCGCTATCCGGCGCCGCGCCCGGCCGCGCTCATCGACAAGCTGCGCCGCACGATGGGCGTGCCGGCCGCGTGCGACGTGCTGCTCGGCAACGGCTCCGACGAGATCATCAGCATGATGTCGGTCGCGTGCGCGAAGCCGGGCGCGAAGGTGCTCGCGCCGGTGCCGGGCTTCGTGATGTACGAGATTTCGGCGAAATTCGCGCAGCTCGAGTTCGTCGGCGTGCCGCTCACGGCCGACCTGACGCTCGACGTCGATGCGATGCTCGCGGCGATCGCCGAGCACCGCCCGGCGCTCGTCTATCTCGCGTACCCGAACAACCCGACCGGCACGTTGTACGACGCCGCCGGCATCGAGCGGATCATCGCGGCCGCACGGCACAGCCTGGTCGTGATCGACGAGGCGTACCAGCCGTTCGCCGAGCGCTCGTGGCTGCCGCGCGCGGCGGAGTTCGACAACGTCGTCGTGATGCGCACGGTGTCGAAGCTCGGCCTCGCGGGCATCCGCCTCGGCTACCTCGCCGGGCTGCCGGCGTGGCTCGCGGAGTTCGACAAGGTGCGTCCGCCGTACAACATCAACGTGCTGACGCAGGCGACCGCCGATTTCCTGCTCGACCACCTCGACGTGCTCGACGCGCAGGCGGCCGAGCTGCGCGCCGAGCGCGCGCGCCTCGCGCAGGCGGTGGCCGCGCTGCCGGGCGCGACGGTGTTCCCGAGCGCCGGCAATTTCCTGCTGGTGCGCGTGCCGGATGCGGCGGCGGTGTTCGACGCGCTGCTGACCGAGCGGGTGCTGGTCAAAAACGTGAGTAAAATGCATCCGTTGCTGGCCGAATGCGTGCGGCTGACCGTCGGTTCTCCCGATGAAAACGCCCGCCTGCTGGCCGCATTGAAACTCGCGCTGCCCGGTCGAGCCTGA
- the hisB gene encoding imidazoleglycerol-phosphate dehydratase HisB — translation MRVAEVVRNTSETQIRVKLNLDGTGQQKLATGVPFLDHMLDQIARHGLVDLEVEAHGDTHIDDHHTVEDVGITLGQAVAKAIGDKKGIRRYGHSYVPLDEALSRVVVDFSGRPGLEFHVPFTRARIGTFDVDLSIEFFRGFVNHAGVTLHVDNLRGINAHHQLETVFKAFGRALRMAAELDERAAGQVPSTKGSL, via the coding sequence ATGCGTGTGGCGGAAGTCGTTCGCAATACCAGCGAAACGCAGATCCGTGTGAAGCTCAATCTCGACGGCACGGGCCAGCAGAAGCTGGCCACCGGCGTGCCGTTCCTCGACCATATGCTCGACCAGATCGCACGACACGGTCTGGTCGATCTCGAGGTCGAGGCGCATGGCGACACGCATATCGACGACCATCACACGGTCGAGGACGTCGGCATCACGCTCGGCCAGGCGGTCGCGAAGGCGATCGGCGACAAGAAGGGCATCCGCCGCTACGGCCATTCGTACGTGCCGCTCGACGAGGCGCTGTCGCGCGTCGTGGTCGACTTCTCGGGCCGTCCGGGCCTCGAATTCCACGTGCCGTTCACGCGTGCGCGGATCGGCACCTTCGACGTCGACCTATCGATCGAATTCTTCCGCGGCTTCGTGAACCATGCGGGCGTGACGCTGCACGTCGACAACCTGCGCGGGATCAACGCGCACCACCAGCTCGAGACGGTGTTCAAGGCTTTCGGCCGCGCGCTGCGGATGGCGGCGGAGCTCGACGAACGCGCGGCGGGGCAGGTCCCGTCGACGAAGGGCAGCCTCTGA
- a CDS encoding YchE family NAAT transporter has translation MDLLKSFISLLALINPVGAVPFFLSLTAQQTDDERRRTIRIASVSVFCVITVTTLLGQQIIDFFGISVGSLEVGGGIIMLLMAISMLNAQAGNTRSTPEERHEAEQKDNIAVVPLAIPLLTGPGSISTVIIYAANSRHWYERAGLVAIGAILACLCFVAMRLAEPIANWIGRTGINIATRLMGLMLSALAVEFIVNGLRALLPALR, from the coding sequence ATGGATCTGCTCAAATCGTTCATTTCGCTGCTCGCGCTGATCAACCCGGTCGGCGCGGTGCCGTTTTTCCTGAGCCTGACCGCGCAGCAGACGGACGACGAGCGGCGCCGCACGATCCGGATCGCGTCGGTGTCGGTGTTCTGCGTGATCACGGTGACGACGCTGCTCGGCCAGCAGATCATCGACTTCTTCGGCATTTCGGTCGGCTCGCTGGAGGTCGGCGGCGGGATCATCATGCTGCTGATGGCGATCAGCATGCTGAACGCGCAGGCCGGCAATACCCGCTCGACGCCGGAGGAGCGCCACGAAGCCGAGCAGAAGGACAACATCGCGGTGGTGCCGCTCGCGATCCCGCTGCTGACGGGCCCCGGCTCGATCAGCACGGTGATCATCTATGCGGCGAACTCGCGTCACTGGTATGAGCGGGCCGGGCTCGTCGCGATCGGCGCGATCCTCGCCTGCCTGTGTTTCGTCGCGATGCGGCTCGCCGAGCCGATCGCGAACTGGATCGGCCGCACCGGTATCAACATCGCCACGCGGCTGATGGGACTGATGCTGTCGGCGCTGGCGGTGGAATTCATCGTCAACGGACTGAGGGCGCTACTGCCTGCACTGAGATGA
- the hisH gene encoding imidazole glycerol phosphate synthase subunit HisH produces the protein MKTSIAIVDYGMGNLRSVAQALKQAEPAADVAIVDTPAAIRAADRVVLPGQGAMPDCMRCLGESGLQEAVLEASRTKPLLGVCVGEQMLFDWSAEGDTKGLGLLPGKVVRFALDGQLQDDGSRFKVPQMGWNRVRQAQPHPLWDGVPDDAYFYFVHSYYVTPDNPAHTVGETVYGAPFTSAVARDNLFATQFHPEKSAEVGLRLYRNFVHWKP, from the coding sequence ATGAAAACTTCGATTGCGATTGTGGATTATGGGATGGGCAACCTGCGCTCGGTCGCGCAGGCGCTCAAGCAGGCCGAACCGGCCGCCGACGTGGCGATCGTCGACACGCCGGCCGCGATTCGCGCGGCCGACCGCGTCGTGCTGCCCGGCCAGGGCGCGATGCCGGACTGCATGCGCTGCCTCGGCGAATCGGGCCTGCAGGAAGCGGTCCTCGAAGCGTCGCGCACGAAGCCGCTGCTCGGCGTGTGTGTCGGCGAGCAGATGCTGTTCGACTGGAGCGCCGAAGGCGACACGAAGGGCCTCGGCCTGCTGCCCGGCAAGGTCGTGCGCTTCGCGCTCGACGGCCAGCTGCAGGACGACGGCTCGCGCTTCAAGGTGCCGCAGATGGGCTGGAACCGCGTGCGTCAGGCGCAGCCGCACCCGTTGTGGGACGGCGTGCCGGACGACGCCTATTTCTACTTCGTGCACAGCTATTACGTCACGCCGGACAACCCGGCGCATACGGTCGGCGAAACGGTCTACGGTGCGCCGTTTACGTCCGCGGTCGCGCGGGACAATCTCTTCGCGACCCAATTCCACCCGGAGAAAAGCGCGGAAGTCGGGTTGCGTCTGTATCGCAACTTCGTACACTGGAAACCGTAA
- the hisA gene encoding 1-(5-phosphoribosyl)-5-[(5-phosphoribosylamino)methylideneamino]imidazole-4-carboxamide isomerase, which translates to MLLIPAIDLKDGQCVRLKQGDMDQATIFSEDPAAMARKWVDLGARRLHLVDLNGAFAGKPKNLEAIEAILEEVGDEIPVQLGGGIRSLETIEKYLDAGLSYVIIGTAAVKDPGFLQDACSAFAGSIIVGLDAKDGKVATDGWSKLTGHEVIDLAQKFEDYGVESIVYTDIGRDGMLQGINIEATVKLAQAVGIPVIASGGLSNLNDIEKLCEVEAHGVEGVICGRAIYSGDLDFAAAQKRADELNGELDNA; encoded by the coding sequence ATGTTGCTGATTCCGGCCATCGATCTCAAAGACGGTCAGTGTGTGCGCCTCAAACAGGGCGATATGGACCAGGCTACGATTTTCTCCGAGGACCCCGCGGCGATGGCCCGCAAATGGGTCGACCTCGGCGCCCGGCGGCTCCATCTCGTCGACCTGAACGGCGCGTTCGCCGGCAAGCCGAAGAATCTCGAGGCGATCGAGGCGATCCTCGAAGAAGTCGGCGATGAAATCCCCGTGCAGCTCGGCGGCGGCATCCGCAGCCTCGAGACGATCGAGAAGTATCTCGACGCGGGCCTGTCGTACGTGATCATCGGCACCGCGGCCGTGAAGGACCCGGGCTTCCTGCAGGACGCGTGCAGCGCGTTCGCGGGCAGCATCATCGTCGGCCTCGACGCGAAGGACGGCAAGGTCGCGACCGACGGCTGGAGCAAGCTGACGGGGCACGAGGTGATCGATCTCGCGCAGAAGTTCGAGGACTACGGCGTCGAATCGATCGTCTACACGGACATCGGCCGCGACGGCATGCTGCAGGGCATCAACATCGAGGCGACCGTGAAGCTCGCGCAAGCGGTCGGTATTCCGGTGATCGCGAGCGGCGGCCTGTCGAACCTCAACGACATCGAGAAGCTGTGCGAGGTGGAAGCGCACGGCGTCGAAGGCGTGATCTGCGGCCGTGCGATCTACTCCGGCGATCTCGACTTCGCGGCCGCGCAGAAGCGCGCGGACGAACTGAACGGCGAGCTCGACAACGCCTGA
- the hisF gene encoding imidazole glycerol phosphate synthase subunit HisF yields the protein MALAKRIIPCLDVTAGRVVKGVNFVELRDAGDPVEIARRYDEQGADELTFLDITATSDQRDLILPIIEAVASQVFIPLTVGGGVRAVEDVRRLLNAGADKVSMNSSAVANPQLVRDAADKYGSQCIVVAIDAKRVSADGETPRWEVFTHGGRKATGLDAIEWARKMAELGAGEILLTSMDRDGTKSGFDLALTRAVSDAVPVPVIASGGVGSLQHLADGIKDGRADAVLAASIFHYGEHTVGEAKRFMADQGIPVRL from the coding sequence ATGGCTCTAGCTAAACGCATCATTCCCTGCCTGGACGTGACCGCCGGGCGCGTCGTCAAGGGCGTCAACTTCGTCGAACTGCGCGACGCGGGCGACCCCGTCGAGATCGCCCGCCGCTATGACGAGCAGGGCGCCGACGAACTGACGTTCCTCGACATCACCGCGACGTCCGACCAGCGCGACCTGATCCTGCCGATCATCGAGGCGGTCGCGTCGCAGGTCTTCATCCCGCTGACGGTCGGCGGCGGCGTGCGCGCCGTCGAGGACGTCCGGCGCCTCTTGAACGCGGGTGCGGACAAGGTCAGCATGAACTCGTCCGCGGTCGCGAACCCGCAGCTCGTGCGCGACGCGGCCGACAAGTACGGCTCGCAGTGCATCGTCGTCGCGATCGACGCGAAGCGCGTGTCCGCCGACGGCGAGACTCCGCGCTGGGAAGTGTTCACGCACGGCGGCCGCAAAGCCACCGGGCTCGACGCGATCGAGTGGGCGCGCAAGATGGCCGAGCTCGGCGCGGGCGAGATCCTGCTGACGAGCATGGATCGCGACGGCACGAAATCGGGCTTCGACCTCGCGCTCACGCGCGCCGTGTCGGACGCGGTGCCGGTGCCGGTGATCGCGTCGGGCGGCGTCGGCTCGCTGCAGCATCTGGCGGACGGCATCAAGGACGGCCGCGCGGATGCGGTGCTCGCGGCGAGCATCTTCCACTACGGCGAACACACGGTCGGCGAAGCGAAGCGCTTCATGGCCGACCAGGGCATTCCGGTGAGGTTGTGA
- the hisI gene encoding phosphoribosyl-AMP cyclohydrolase encodes MSTDNAMPAWLDKVRWDDNGLVPVIAQEASTNDVLMFAWMNREALAKTIETQRAVYYSRSRKRLWFKGEESGHVQHVHEVRLDCDEDVVLLKVEQVSGIACHTGRHSCFFQKFEGTVDGGDWVAVEPVLKDPEHIYK; translated from the coding sequence ATGAGCACGGATAACGCAATGCCGGCGTGGCTCGACAAGGTCCGCTGGGACGACAACGGCCTCGTGCCGGTGATCGCGCAGGAAGCGTCGACGAACGACGTGCTGATGTTCGCGTGGATGAACCGCGAGGCGTTGGCGAAAACGATCGAGACGCAGCGCGCCGTCTATTATTCGCGCTCGCGCAAGCGCCTGTGGTTCAAGGGCGAGGAGTCGGGCCACGTGCAGCATGTGCACGAGGTGCGACTCGATTGCGACGAGGACGTCGTGCTGCTGAAGGTCGAGCAGGTGTCGGGCATCGCCTGCCACACCGGCCGGCATTCGTGCTTTTTCCAGAAATTCGAAGGCACCGTCGACGGTGGCGACTGGGTCGCGGTCGAGCCGGTGCTGAAAGATCCCGAACACATCTACAAATGA
- a CDS encoding phosphoribosyl-ATP diphosphatase produces MTQTTEDTLLRLAAVIDSRKGGDPDQSYVSRLFHKGDDAVLKKIGEEATEVVLAAKDVRQGGAPTALVGEVADLWFHCLVMLSHYDLSPADVIAELERREGMSGIEEKALRKRREREENGG; encoded by the coding sequence ATGACGCAAACGACCGAAGACACGCTGCTGCGCCTCGCGGCCGTGATCGACAGCCGCAAGGGCGGCGATCCCGATCAATCGTACGTGTCGCGCCTGTTCCACAAGGGTGACGACGCGGTGCTGAAGAAGATCGGCGAAGAGGCGACCGAAGTCGTGCTCGCCGCGAAGGACGTGCGCCAGGGCGGCGCGCCGACGGCGCTCGTCGGCGAGGTGGCGGACCTGTGGTTCCATTGCCTCGTGATGCTGTCCCATTACGACCTGAGCCCGGCCGACGTGATCGCCGAGCTCGAGCGTCGCGAAGGGATGTCCGGCATCGAGGAAAAGGCGCTGCGCAAGCGTCGCGAGCGCGAGGAAAACGGCGGCTGA
- a CDS encoding DUF4870 family protein, whose product MTDTPSQFPPPVPGSAESERLNGLRTLTHVLYGLYAVHWLTGGITGLIAIIINYVKRDDTAGTPYADHFEWQIRTFWRALIAYVIGFALLFVGIGFLVLGAVWIWTLYRIIKGWLYLNDNKALDPQAWF is encoded by the coding sequence ATGACCGATACGCCAAGCCAGTTCCCGCCGCCGGTTCCGGGCAGCGCGGAAAGCGAGCGCCTGAACGGGCTGCGCACGCTGACCCACGTGCTGTACGGGCTCTATGCGGTGCACTGGCTGACGGGCGGCATCACGGGTCTCATCGCGATCATCATCAACTACGTGAAGCGCGACGACACGGCCGGGACGCCGTACGCGGACCATTTCGAATGGCAGATCCGCACGTTCTGGCGCGCGCTGATCGCTTACGTGATCGGCTTCGCGCTGCTGTTCGTCGGCATCGGTTTTCTGGTGCTGGGAGCGGTCTGGATCTGGACGCTGTACCGTATCATCAAGGGCTGGCTGTACTTGAACGACAACAAGGCGCTCGATCCGCAGGCGTGGTTCTGA
- a CDS encoding histidine triad nucleotide-binding protein — MSHDPNCLFCKIAAGEIPSTKVHEDEEFVAFRDIRPAAETHVLVIPRKHLPTLSSAGEEDAPLLGRMLVLVARLAEQLGVAYHGGETGFRTVINTGPGGGQEVYHLHAHILAGPRPWHRMG, encoded by the coding sequence ATGAGTCACGATCCGAATTGCCTGTTCTGCAAGATCGCGGCAGGCGAGATTCCGAGCACGAAGGTGCACGAGGATGAAGAGTTCGTCGCGTTCCGCGACATCCGCCCGGCGGCCGAGACACACGTGCTCGTGATTCCGCGCAAGCACCTGCCGACGCTGTCGTCGGCCGGGGAAGAGGACGCGCCGCTGCTTGGTAGAATGCTGGTGCTCGTCGCGCGCCTGGCCGAGCAGCTCGGCGTGGCCTATCACGGCGGCGAAACCGGTTTTCGCACGGTGATCAATACGGGCCCCGGCGGCGGGCAGGAGGTGTACCACCTGCACGCGCATATCCTGGCGGGTCCGCGCCCCTGGCACCGGATGGGTTGA
- the tatA gene encoding Sec-independent protein translocase subunit TatA gives MGGLSIWHWLIVLLIVALVFGTKKLRNIGNDLGSAVKGFKDGMKDADAPSADAQQLPRSGSVDVNAKETTRSDSNKA, from the coding sequence ATGGGTGGATTGAGCATTTGGCACTGGCTGATCGTGCTGCTGATCGTCGCGCTGGTTTTCGGCACGAAGAAGCTGCGCAACATCGGCAACGACCTGGGCAGCGCCGTGAAGGGTTTCAAGGACGGCATGAAGGACGCCGACGCGCCTTCCGCCGACGCGCAGCAACTGCCGCGTTCGGGCTCGGTGGACGTCAACGCGAAGGAAACGACGCGTTCCGATTCGAACAAGGCGTGA
- the tatB gene encoding Sec-independent protein translocase protein TatB — MLDLGLSKMALIGVVALVVLGPERLPRVARTAGALFGRAQRYINEVKAEVSREIELDALRTMKSDFETAARNVETTIHDNLREHEQDLNAAWHSAVGGPTDSVDQAGMPGSDSPAAPSWRSSPAALVPKRRNWRIKQAATPVWYKRTTTRRTHVQSGAARVARHQPASLRRPARFF; from the coding sequence ATGCTGGATCTCGGTCTTTCGAAGATGGCGCTGATCGGCGTCGTCGCGCTCGTGGTGCTCGGCCCCGAGCGCCTGCCGCGTGTCGCACGCACGGCGGGCGCGCTGTTCGGCCGCGCGCAGCGCTACATCAACGAGGTGAAGGCCGAGGTCTCGCGCGAGATCGAGCTCGACGCGCTGCGGACGATGAAAAGCGATTTCGAGACCGCCGCGCGCAACGTCGAGACCACGATTCACGACAACCTGCGCGAGCACGAGCAGGACCTGAACGCCGCGTGGCATTCGGCGGTCGGCGGCCCGACCGACTCGGTCGATCAGGCGGGCATGCCAGGCTCCGACTCGCCGGCTGCGCCGTCGTGGCGCAGCAGCCCCGCCGCGCTGGTGCCGAAGCGCCGTAACTGGCGGATCAAGCAGGCGGCGACGCCCGTCTGGTACAAGCGCACCACCACGCGCCGCACGCACGTGCAGTCCGGCGCGGCGCGCGTCGCGCGCCACCAGCCGGCGAGCCTGCGCCGGCCGGCACGCTTCTTCTGA
- the tatC gene encoding twin-arginine translocase subunit TatC: protein MSDPQQNPDEGPEETFISHLVELRDRIIRAGLSVIVVFLGLVYWAPDIFRLLARPLMENLPKGGKMIVTDVTGSFFVPMKVTMLVALVIALPVVLYQIWAFVAPGLYQHEKKLVVPLVGSSYVLFLCGMAFAYFLVFPTIFRVMAHYNAPLGAEMSTDIDNYLSFVLGMFIAFGVTFEVPIVVVLLVRMGVLTVKKLKEIRPYVIVGAFVVAAVVTPPDVFSQLMLALPLVVLYEAGIIAARFFVPKPREAEAENGEAAS from the coding sequence GTGAGCGACCCCCAGCAGAATCCGGACGAAGGCCCGGAAGAAACCTTCATCTCCCATCTCGTCGAGCTCCGCGACCGCATCATTCGCGCGGGGCTGTCCGTGATCGTCGTGTTCCTCGGGCTCGTCTACTGGGCGCCGGACATCTTCCGGCTGCTCGCGCGCCCGCTGATGGAGAACCTGCCGAAGGGCGGCAAGATGATCGTCACGGACGTCACCGGCTCGTTCTTCGTGCCGATGAAGGTGACGATGCTCGTCGCGCTCGTGATCGCGCTGCCGGTCGTGCTGTACCAGATCTGGGCATTCGTCGCGCCGGGGCTGTACCAGCACGAGAAGAAGCTCGTTGTGCCGCTCGTCGGCAGCAGCTACGTGCTGTTCCTGTGCGGGATGGCGTTCGCATACTTCCTCGTGTTTCCGACGATCTTCCGCGTGATGGCGCACTACAACGCACCGCTCGGCGCGGAGATGTCGACCGATATCGACAATTACCTGAGCTTCGTGCTCGGGATGTTCATCGCATTCGGGGTGACGTTCGAGGTGCCGATCGTGGTCGTGCTGCTCGTCCGGATGGGCGTGCTGACCGTGAAGAAGCTGAAGGAGATCCGGCCCTACGTGATCGTCGGCGCATTCGTCGTCGCGGCGGTCGTCACGCCGCCGGACGTGTTTTCGCAGCTGATGCTCGCGCTGCCGCTCGTCGTGCTGTACGAGGCCGGGATCATCGCGGCGCGGTTCTTCGTGCCGAAGCCGCGGGAAGCCGAAGCGGAGAACGGCGAGGCCGCAAGCTGA